The region TGCCGCCCTCCGTCGAATTCTCTATCGGAACAACACCATATTGTACTTTTTCTGATTGAACATTATTAAACACCTCATCAATACTGCTTGTTGGTATTGATTTTACATTTTCACCGAAATGCTTGATGGTTGCTTCTTCACTGAATGTGCCAGATGGACCCAGAAATGAAATAGCTAATTTTTTTTCTAATGCTCTACAATTTGAAATAATTGCCTTATAAATGTTTGTAACGCTATCATTTGAAAGTGGGCCTTTATTTTCTTTGATAAGCTTTGTTATGACCTGGGCTTCTCTTTCTGGTTTATATATAACACCATCATCTTTTAGGAGTCCAATTTCTTTTGCCAAGAGCCCCCTGCTAGATATAAGTTCTAAGAGCTTTTTATCAATATCATCAATGTTTTGCCTTAATTTTTCTAATTTTTTTGTCATGTATTATTTTTTTTAAAATCTTTCATAAACTCAACTAAACATTCTACCCCATCAAATGGCATAGCGTTATATAAGGAGGCTCTTAAACCTCCCACTACCCTATGTCCTTTTAGAGCATACAACCCCTTTTCCTCTGCTGTAGCAACAAATTTTTTGGTTAAGTCATCTTTTACTAGTCTAAAGGGCACATTCATTCTAGATCTATTTTTAATTTCAATATCATTAATATAAAAATCATCTGCATCAATGAAGTTGTATAGATAATTAGATTTTTTAATATTTAATTCTTCCATTTTTTTTAAGCCACCCAATTTCAAAAGCCACTCAAAAACCAATCCAGCCATATAAATACTAAATGTAGTAGGAGTGTTAATCATTGAATTATTCTCTGATTGGATTTTCCAGTTTAAGGTTGATGGAGTTTTTTGGTCTGCGAATGCAAGTAAATCATCCCTAACTATTACTAAAGTTAGTCCAGAAGGGCCAATATTTTTTTGCGCTCCAGCATAGACCACTCCATAATCATCAATATTCACAGGTCTTGATAAAATCGTTGAAGACATGTCGCAAACTAGAGGAACTGCTCCTATTTTAATTGAATCAAGATACTCAACGCCATGAACGGTTTCATTTTGACAAAAGTGAACATAAGCGTCATTTTTATCAAAATTCCAAGATCCAACACTAGGCGCTTTTTTAAAGTTACTTTCCTCTGATGATCCCGCCAATTTTATTGTGCCAAAAGGTTGGGCATCATTATAAGTTCTCTTTGACCAATATCCTGAAACAACATAGCTTGCTGACCCGCTGTTAAGTAAATTCATTGGGACCATGAAGTTTTGAGTAATCGCACCCCCTTGTAAAAAAAGGACCTTATAGTTATTTGGTATTTTAAGTAAAGTTCTTAAACTTTTTTCAGCTTTTTCCACGATTGGAAGATATTCTTTACTTCTGTGGGACATTTCCATTACGGAAATTCCAGTCTCATTAAAATTTAAAAATTCTTGCTGTGCTTGCAACATTACCTCTTTTGGAATCATTGCTGGTCCAGCAGAGAAATTATATTGGTAGCTCATCTTGATTCATTTCAATTTGTTCTGGTTCTACTATCTTGGCTAATCCTGATAGCTTCTCATCTTTGGTTAAGTTGATTAATGTCACACCTTGCGTTGCTCTTCCTAGCTCTCTAATTTCCGAAACACGGGTTCTTATTAATACCCCGCCAGTGGTAATTAACATGATTTCATCGGAATCACCAACTAATCTTGCAGCAACTACAATGCCATTTCGATCGCTTACCTGAATTGCTTTAACACCTTGTGTACCTCTACCAGACTTTCTAAAATCAGATAAGACTGTTCTCTTACCATAACCATTTTCTGTTGCAACTAACACAGATTCATCTTCCGAGGACGCAATGAGAAGTGAAAGAGCTTGATTTTCATCTGGAATCTTCATGCCTCTTACACCTCTTGCATTTCTCCCCATACTTCTAACACTATTTTCATCAAACCATACTGCCTTACCACCATTGGAGACAAGGACGATATCGTTTTCCCCATTAGTAATTTCAGCGCCAATTAAATAATCTCCATTATCAAGCTTGATTGCGATGATCCCGTTCTTTCTAGGATTCGAAAAATCAGAGAGAGGTGTTTTCTTGACGGTGCCCTTAGAAGTTGCCATAAAAATAAACTTATCATCAACAAAGTCTTTGACTACCAGTGTTGCATTTATTTTTTCTCCAGGCATTAAGGGGAACAAGTTTACAATTGGCTTACCTTTACTTACCCTGCTTCCCTGAGGAACTTCATAAACTTTTAACCAATAAACCTGACCTCTGCTTGAGAAGCATAAAATATTGTCGTGCGTATTGGCAACAAACATCTGCTCAATGAAGTCATCTTCTTTTGCAGTCATTGCCTGCTTTCCTCGCCCACCTCTTCGCTGAGCGCGATATTCATCAAGCACTTGGGCTTTTATATAACCTGTATTAGATATAGTAACGACTAAGTCTTGAGGTGTAATTAGGTCTTCGATTGATAAATCAAATGCATCCTCAATAATCTCACTCCTTCTATCATCAGCATATTGAGCTTTAATTTCATCAAGTTCTGTTTCAATTATCTTAGTAACTCTCTCAGCATTTCCTAATATATCTAAAAGGTCACTTATTACTTCAAGAATATTTTTATATTCGCTAACAATTTTTTCTTGCTCAAGCCCTGTTAGCCTTTGTAATCTGAGTTGGAGTATTTCTTGAGCTTGGTTATCAGAGAGTTTATAACCTTTTTCTGTAAGGCCAAATTTATCAGATAAGCCATCAGGCTTTGAGAGACCTGTTGTAGTTTTTTGAAGCATACCCTCAACTACAGTTGATTTCCATGTTTGCTTCATTAATTCAATTTTTGCTTCTGGAGGCGTCTTTGCGGATTTAATAATTTTAATCATTTCATCGACATTTTCTAACGCCACTGCCAAACCTTCCAAAACATGCCCTCGGTCTCTAGCCTTTCTTAAGTCATAAACAGTTCTTCGTGTAATAACTTCTCTTCTATGCCTAAGAAAGGCATCTAGAATTTCTTTTAAATTTAGAAGTTTTGGCTGTCCATCTATTAGGGCAACCATATTCATACCAAAGCTATCCTGAAGTTGAGTTTGTTTGAACAAGTTATTAAGCACAACATCTGGAATTTCACCACGTTTTAACTCAATCACAACTCTCATCCCTGATTTGTCAGACTCATCTCTTAGGTCCGAGATTCCATCAATTTTTTTACCATTTACAAGTTCGGCAATTTTTTCAATAAAATTCTTCTTATTTACCTGGTACGGGAGCTCATCGACAATAATAGCCTCCCTTTTTCCCCTATCAAGCTCTTCGATATGGGTCCTTCCTCTCATCACAACCCTGCCACGTCCTGTTCTATAACCATCTCTTACACCAGATATTCCATGAATTATTCCTGCTGTTGGAAAATCTGGAGCTGGTATTTTCTGGATAAGTTCGTCTATAGTAATTTCGGGTTTCTTTAAAAGTTCCTTCAATCCATCAATAACCTCTGTCAGGTTATGTGGTGGTATGTTTGTTGCCATACCTACAGCAATTCCAGAGCTTCCGTTAATAAGCAGATTAGGAAGCTTTGTTGGCATGATAAGAGGCTCATACTCTGAACCATCATAATTAGGACCAAAATCAACTGTCTCTTTTTCGATATCAGATAATAGTTCATGGGATATTTTGGACATTCTAATTTCGGTATAACGCATTGCCGCGGCATTATCTCCATCAACAGAACCAAAATTTCCTTGGCCGTCAACTAGCATATATCTGAGACTGAAATCTTGTGCCATCCTAACAATGGTGTCATAAACTGCCGTGTCTCCATGTGGATGATATTTACCAATTACATCACCTACAATTCTTGCAGATTTTTTATAGGGTCGATTAAAACTATTGCTTAGTTCGTGCATGGCATATAAAACGCGTCGATGTACAGGCTTTAATCCATCTCTGACATCAGGTAAAGCTCGCCCAACGATTACGCTCATTGCGTAATCCAGGTACGATTTTTTCATCTCTCCGTCAAGGCTTACTGGGATTGTTTCTTTTGCGAATTGATCATCCATAATTTATAAATTCTTTGGTTTACTTTAAAAAATATTTTACCATGTATAGCATGGCCACTAAGTGCAAATGTTCACTTAATATTTATTTAATATCTGCTTTTATATCATCAATATCCTCAAGGCCAACTGCAATTCTTATGAGGTTGTCAGTAATTCCTGCGAGATCTCTTTGGTCTTGATTTAACCTTGAATGCGTTGTTGTTGCGGGGTGAGTTATCGTAGATCTGGTATCACCTAAATTTGCTGTTATTGATAATAATTTGGTGTTATTAATTAAACTCCATGCCTCTGATTTTCCACCCTTGACCTTGAATGAGACGATACCGCCACCAGTAGTTTGTTGTTTTTTTACTAATTCAAACTGAGGATGTGAATCCAAACCAGGATAGTAAACATGTTCAACATTTTTATTTTGTTCTAACCAAACCGCTAATTTATTTGCATTACTTGAATGGGCATCCATTCTTATCTTAAGCGTTTCAAGCCCTTTTAAAAAAACCCATGCATTAAAAGGGCTCATTGATGTCCCACCCGACCTTAAAAAACCCCTTACTTTTTTCATAAGATAACTATCACCTAAAACAGCCCCTCCCAGGCATCTGCCTTGTCCATCAAGATACTTGGTTGCTGAATGGATTATTATATCTGCTCCGAATCTAGTGGGAATTTGATGAGCCGGGGTGCAAAAACAATTATCTACAACCAATAAACTTTTATTTTCATGGGCTAGGTCTGCTAAAAATTGGATATCACATACTTCCATGAGAGGATTCGAAGGAGTTTCAACAAAGAAAAGTTTTGTATTTTTCTTTAATGAATTCTGCCACTCATTTTTACTTGAAAGAGAAACGTAACTAACCTCCAGTCCCCATTCAGATAAAATATTATCGAATAACTTAACCGTGGTACCGAATACACTTCTAGAGACAATTACATGGTCTCCCGATTTACATAAACTCATGATGCATGACAAAATTGCTGACATCCCCGTTGAGGTAGCAACACATTCCTCAGCTTCCTCAAGGACAGCCAGCCTATCTTCAAACATCTTAACTGAGGGATTAGTAAATCTAGAATAAACATTACCTGTTTCTTGATTCAAAAATCTTTCAGCGGCCTGTTCAGCACTTTCGAAAATAAAACTTGAGGTTAAATAAAGAGATTCAGAATGTTCGCCCTGGCTTGAACGTATTGTCCCAGCTCTGACGGCATTTGTTTCAAATTTACTACTTCGTGATTTTTTTTTATTCATTAGCTTCCTTTTTAGCTTCTTTTTTTAGTATCGGGTGGAGCAAGTTGGACTAAATTCACCCAAAATAACTTAAATTAACTTAAAATTATTTACTTTATCTCTATAAATTATACAGCCTTACAAAACACAATAGCAAGGTGTTCTTATGCAGGCTCTTCCTCTTCAGATGTTGGATCAAGAATTAAATCAAGTTGAGATGTACTTTTTGATGGCTCATTCAAATTTTTATCTGACCTTAGCATTTCGATTCTATTAAGATAGGCATCATCAATATCATTAGTAACATATTTCCCATCAAAACATGAGCAATCAAAGTCTTCAATTATATTTCCCTCTTGGAGAATGTTTCTCTTAAGCTCCTCAAGATCTTGGTAAATTAGAGCATCGGCTCCAATCTCTTTGCAAATTTGCTCATCATCT is a window of Methylophilales bacterium DNA encoding:
- the serC gene encoding 3-phosphoserine/phosphohydroxythreonine transaminase — protein: MSYQYNFSAGPAMIPKEVMLQAQQEFLNFNETGISVMEMSHRSKEYLPIVEKAEKSLRTLLKIPNNYKVLFLQGGAITQNFMVPMNLLNSGSASYVVSGYWSKRTYNDAQPFGTIKLAGSSEESNFKKAPSVGSWNFDKNDAYVHFCQNETVHGVEYLDSIKIGAVPLVCDMSSTILSRPVNIDDYGVVYAGAQKNIGPSGLTLVIVRDDLLAFADQKTPSTLNWKIQSENNSMINTPTTFSIYMAGLVFEWLLKLGGLKKMEELNIKKSNYLYNFIDADDFYINDIEIKNRSRMNVPFRLVKDDLTKKFVATAEEKGLYALKGHRVVGGLRASLYNAMPFDGVECLVEFMKDFKKNNT
- a CDS encoding O-succinylhomoserine sulfhydrylase, whose translation is MNKKKSRSSKFETNAVRAGTIRSSQGEHSESLYLTSSFIFESAEQAAERFLNQETGNVYSRFTNPSVKMFEDRLAVLEEAEECVATSTGMSAILSCIMSLCKSGDHVIVSRSVFGTTVKLFDNILSEWGLEVSYVSLSSKNEWQNSLKKNTKLFFVETPSNPLMEVCDIQFLADLAHENKSLLVVDNCFCTPAHQIPTRFGADIIIHSATKYLDGQGRCLGGAVLGDSYLMKKVRGFLRSGGTSMSPFNAWVFLKGLETLKIRMDAHSSNANKLAVWLEQNKNVEHVYYPGLDSHPQFELVKKQQTTGGGIVSFKVKGGKSEAWSLINNTKLLSITANLGDTRSTITHPATTTHSRLNQDQRDLAGITDNLIRIAVGLEDIDDIKADIK
- the gyrA gene encoding DNA gyrase subunit A, whose product is MDDQFAKETIPVSLDGEMKKSYLDYAMSVIVGRALPDVRDGLKPVHRRVLYAMHELSNSFNRPYKKSARIVGDVIGKYHPHGDTAVYDTIVRMAQDFSLRYMLVDGQGNFGSVDGDNAAAMRYTEIRMSKISHELLSDIEKETVDFGPNYDGSEYEPLIMPTKLPNLLINGSSGIAVGMATNIPPHNLTEVIDGLKELLKKPEITIDELIQKIPAPDFPTAGIIHGISGVRDGYRTGRGRVVMRGRTHIEELDRGKREAIIVDELPYQVNKKNFIEKIAELVNGKKIDGISDLRDESDKSGMRVVIELKRGEIPDVVLNNLFKQTQLQDSFGMNMVALIDGQPKLLNLKEILDAFLRHRREVITRRTVYDLRKARDRGHVLEGLAVALENVDEMIKIIKSAKTPPEAKIELMKQTWKSTVVEGMLQKTTTGLSKPDGLSDKFGLTEKGYKLSDNQAQEILQLRLQRLTGLEQEKIVSEYKNILEVISDLLDILGNAERVTKIIETELDEIKAQYADDRRSEIIEDAFDLSIEDLITPQDLVVTISNTGYIKAQVLDEYRAQRRGGRGKQAMTAKEDDFIEQMFVANTHDNILCFSSRGQVYWLKVYEVPQGSRVSKGKPIVNLFPLMPGEKINATLVVKDFVDDKFIFMATSKGTVKKTPLSDFSNPRKNGIIAIKLDNGDYLIGAEITNGENDIVLVSNGGKAVWFDENSVRSMGRNARGVRGMKIPDENQALSLLIASSEDESVLVATENGYGKRTVLSDFRKSGRGTQGVKAIQVSDRNGIVVAARLVGDSDEIMLITTGGVLIRTRVSEIRELGRATQGVTLINLTKDEKLSGLAKIVEPEQIEMNQDELPI